In one Pseudoliparis swirei isolate HS2019 ecotype Mariana Trench chromosome 23, NWPU_hadal_v1, whole genome shotgun sequence genomic region, the following are encoded:
- the asb16 gene encoding ankyrin repeat and SOCS box protein 16 translates to MSKDTFPFTSTSLRSLRLEQELQDWEDARRALAHRRAMTRDPLPRAPRPPPRQQRLQQVRAPPSQVRCRDTAVHNTFMCGDMKGVYAVLKDSAMVNALMETVQEEMLWAPEMGMWTLSSKVKQTSALRLAAGSGHAGCVEELLFRGAEVNDDPGGNTALHDACVGGHAVCVQLLLSHGADPEGTAADGSAPLHLCTSVQSFQCAELLIAAGADVSVRKRESRLTPLHVAARRGLEEHVELLLGHGADVSATNQEGETPLNAACSAAERPSEAGRYLRVIEKLLGAGADPRTAGRKQHTPLHNACANCCPRIVDVLLRRGAKADVANCAGYTPMDCLMQVVEDYPGQQPEDIARSLLNHGAKPVSPKMLKQCVLSPATLEVMLNSYTCLPPCEWVDSLSTETYEELRPFLDLVRQRSAQPRSLQHLCRCAVRMRLGGRCFPAVSELDIPSSLRDYLLLSTDGTLR, encoded by the exons ATGTCAAAGGACACGTTTCcattcacctccacctcactgCGCTCCCTGAGACTGGAGCAGGAGCTTCAGGACTGGGAGGATGCTCGGCGAGCGTTGGCTCATAGGAGAGCCATGACCAGGGACCCGCTGCCCCGGGCCCCCAGGCCTCCTCCTAGGCAGCAGCGGCTCCAGCAGGTCCGGGCCCCTCCGTCCCAGGTCCGTTGCAGAGACACGGCCGTCCACAACACCTTCATGTGTGGGGACATGAAAGGAGTGTACGCCGTGCTGAAGGACTCCGCGATGGTCAACGCCCTGATGGAGACGGTGCAGGAGGAGATGCTGTGGGCTCCAGAGATGG GCATGTGGACGCTGAGCTCCAAGGTGAAGCAGACTTCCGCGCTACGCCTGGCTGCCGGCAGTGGACACGCGGGGTGTGTGGAGGAGCTGCTGTTTCGTGGGGCCGAGGTGAACGATGACCCCGGAGGAAACACGGCCCTCCACGACGCCTGCGTGGGCGGCCACGCCGTCTGTGTGCAGCTGCTGCTCTCTCACGGAGCCGACCCGGAAGGGACGGCTGCAGACGGCAGCGCTCCTCTTCACCTCTGCACCTCCGTCCAGTCATTCCA GTGTGCGGAGCTGCTGATCGCCGCAGGTGCGGATGTCAGCGTGAGGAAGCGGGAGTCGAGGCTCACGCCGCTGCATGTGGCGGCGCGGCGAGGCCTGGAGGAGCACGTGGAGCTCCTCCTCGGTCACGGAGCAGACGTGTCGGCCACGAATCAAGAGGGCGAGACCCCTCTGAACGCCGCGTGCTCCGCGGCGGAGAGGCCCTCCGAGGCCGGCCGCTACCTGCGCGTAATTGAAAAGCTGCTGGGGGCAGGAGCTGACCCCAGGACTGCAGGCAGGAAGCAGCACACCCCTCTGCACAACGCCTGCGCCAACTGCTGCCCCCGGATTGTGGACGTCCTGCTGCGGCGCGGAGCCAAGGCAGACGTCGCCAACTGTGCGGGATACACGCCAATGGACTGTCTGATGCAG GTGGTTGAAGATTACCCCGGCCAGCAGCCGGAGGATATAGCACGCTCACTTCTGAACCACGGAGCGAAGCCGGTTTCACCAAAG ATGTTGAAGCagtgtgtcctctctcctgccacCCTGGAGGTGATGCTGAACTCGTACACATGCCTCCCCCCCTGTGAGTGGGTGGACTCTCTGTCCACGGAGACATACGAG GAGCTCCGGCCTTTCTTGGACTTGGTGCGTCAGCGGAGCGCCCAGCCGCGCTCTCTGCAGCATCTCTGTCGATGTGCGGTACGCATGCGCCTCGGAGGGCGATGTTTCCCAGCGGTCAGTGAACTGGACATTCCCAGCTCCTTGAGGGATTACCTCCTCCTGAGTACCGACGGGACTCTCCGGTGA
- the hrob gene encoding homologous recombination OB-fold protein isoform X1, giving the protein MAFDVSTCKLSGLFSIGEDFDDEDLLGTDWAAGSSSGPAVVPAAVASCSLRASSVSLRGPETNCLQPAGERSAARCHGAASQSESTHTAAGQTAPGQGLRRPSSASSAQPLPPAPDASRPNLALQRSPAVTEGPPEPAAARDDFDDFDDWDVDLADLDECDRQTAPPPARGPPASSCKTLRPPNCGAVQTRPDRPPRDFGTARQASGSFGHKLPSQASSTPLLRSPNPRPAHLSAPPPSPGVFPGLTASSPGPGPISRTIARPRRSWATPGPSPRGRALFETVSPAPSSSPSLSPHPLHTPVFTNRLVQLVSASNKLPSKRPRSEPHQPRTRRFPGPAGFLPQQPQGQNLDDIVVSVPQTPAHGVVARSPSQVSSSQTDEDEFCAGGWAAMKAEMGLDERNPSCFLHSYSVVMVLRKAALKQLAKNKVPNMAVLLKSIIHTHADAKAVFRDPTGEIQGTVHRRLLEDRAEELKVGSVLLLKQVGVFSPSHRNHYLNVTPNNLLRIYAPDGVGLSSTRLPPPLLEPMSQAGSPPAVLQGTVSRMQLVFDEEDDEGGEHPKAPSDTRAGSGKGPQEHAGSPAPLDAGWDADDDLDELLGELPEESYIL; this is encoded by the exons ATGGCGTTCGATGTCTCG ACCTGCAAATTAAGTGGCCTGTTCAGCATCGGGGAGGACTTCGACGATGAG gACCTGCTCGGGACAGACTGGGCTGCCGGCTCGTCGTCTGGCCCAGCCGTGGTGCCAGCTGCCGTGGCGTCCTGCTCGCTGCGggcttcctccgtctctctcagaGGGCCGGAGACAAACTGCCTCCAGCCGGCCGGCGAGCGATCTGCAGCCCGGTGTCATGGCGCCGCATCACAGAGCGAGAGCACGCACACTGCCGCTGGACAAACCGCTCCGGGTCAGGGTTTGAGACGGccctcctccgcttcctccGCGCAGCCACTTCCTCCCGCACCGGACGCCTCTCGGCCTAATTTGGCTTTGCAACGGAGTCCCGCCGTGACGGAGGGCCCGCCGGAGCCCGCCGCGGCTCGGGACGATTTTGACGATTTTGACGATTGGGACGTGGACCTCGCGGACCTGGATGAGTGCGACCGCCAGACGGCGCCGCCTCCTGCTCGAGGCCCACCTGCATCGTCGTGCAAGACGCTGCGTCCTCCAAACTGTGGGGCGGTTCAGACGCGCCCCGATCGGCCCCCGAGAGACTTCGGCACCGCGCGCCAGGCTTCTGGCTCATTTGGTCATAAGCTGCCCTCTCaggcctcctccactcctctttTACGATCCCCAAATCCCCGCCCTGCTCACCTGTCGGCCCCGCCACCGAGCCCCGGTGTGTTCCCGGGCCTTACCGCGTCTTCTCCTGGCCCCGGCCCCATTTCCCGGACAATAGCCCGGCCCCGGAGGTCGTGGGCCACTCCGGGACCCTCCCCTCGGGGCCGCGCCCTCTTTGAGACCGTCTCCCCGgcgccctcttcctccccgtctCTGAGCCCTCATCCCCTCCACACACCGGTCTTCACCAACCGCCTGGTCCAGTTGGTCTCGGCCTCCAATAAGCTCCCGAGCAAGAGGCCTCGGTCTGAGCCTCATCAGCCGAGGACCAGGCGCTTCCCCGGCCCCGCTGGATTCCTGCCTCAGCAG CCACAGGGTCAGAACCTGGACGACATCGTGGTCTCCGTCCCTCAGACTCCCGCTCACGGCGTTGTGGCCCGGTCGCCCAGCCAG GTCTCCAGCTCACAGACTGACGAAGACGAGTTCTGCGCCGGTGGCTGGGCGGCGATGAAGGCCGAGATGGGATTGGACGAGAGGAACCCCTCATGCTTCCTGCACTCTTACAGTGTCGTCATGGTGCTGCGCAAG GCGGCCCTGAAGCAGCTGGCCAAAAACAAAGTGCCCAACATGGCCGTGCTCCTGAAGAGCATCATCCACACGCACGCCGATGCCAAGGCCGTGTTTAGAGACCCGACGG GGGAGATTCAGGGCACGGTGCACCGGCGCCTCCTGGAGGACCGAGCGGAGGAGCTGAAGGTCGGCTCGGTGCTGCTGCTCAAACAA GTGGGCGTGTTTTCCCCCTCCCATCGCAACCATTACCTGAACGTGACCCCCAACAACCTGCTGAGGATCTACGCCCCCGACGGAGTGGGTCTGTCCTCCACTCGGCTGCCCCCGCCCCTCCTG GAGCCGATGTCCCAAGCGGGCTCCCCCCCCGCCGTCCTCCAGGGGACCGTGTCTCGGATGCAGCTGGTGTTtgacgaggaggacgacgagggAGGGGAACACCCGAAAGCCCCGAGCGACACTCGGGCCGGCTCCGGCAAAGGCCCCCAAGAGCATGCTGGGAGCCCAGCGCCACTGGACGCGGGCTGGGATGCAG ACGATGACCTGGATGAACTGCTGGGCGAGTTACCCGAGGAATCCTACATCCTTTGA
- the hrob gene encoding homologous recombination OB-fold protein isoform X2 yields the protein MTCKLSGLFSIGEDFDDEDLLGTDWAAGSSSGPAVVPAAVASCSLRASSVSLRGPETNCLQPAGERSAARCHGAASQSESTHTAAGQTAPGQGLRRPSSASSAQPLPPAPDASRPNLALQRSPAVTEGPPEPAAARDDFDDFDDWDVDLADLDECDRQTAPPPARGPPASSCKTLRPPNCGAVQTRPDRPPRDFGTARQASGSFGHKLPSQASSTPLLRSPNPRPAHLSAPPPSPGVFPGLTASSPGPGPISRTIARPRRSWATPGPSPRGRALFETVSPAPSSSPSLSPHPLHTPVFTNRLVQLVSASNKLPSKRPRSEPHQPRTRRFPGPAGFLPQQPQGQNLDDIVVSVPQTPAHGVVARSPSQVSSSQTDEDEFCAGGWAAMKAEMGLDERNPSCFLHSYSVVMVLRKAALKQLAKNKVPNMAVLLKSIIHTHADAKAVFRDPTGEIQGTVHRRLLEDRAEELKVGSVLLLKQVGVFSPSHRNHYLNVTPNNLLRIYAPDGVGLSSTRLPPPLLEPMSQAGSPPAVLQGTVSRMQLVFDEEDDEGGEHPKAPSDTRAGSGKGPQEHAGSPAPLDAGWDADDDLDELLGELPEESYIL from the exons ATG ACCTGCAAATTAAGTGGCCTGTTCAGCATCGGGGAGGACTTCGACGATGAG gACCTGCTCGGGACAGACTGGGCTGCCGGCTCGTCGTCTGGCCCAGCCGTGGTGCCAGCTGCCGTGGCGTCCTGCTCGCTGCGggcttcctccgtctctctcagaGGGCCGGAGACAAACTGCCTCCAGCCGGCCGGCGAGCGATCTGCAGCCCGGTGTCATGGCGCCGCATCACAGAGCGAGAGCACGCACACTGCCGCTGGACAAACCGCTCCGGGTCAGGGTTTGAGACGGccctcctccgcttcctccGCGCAGCCACTTCCTCCCGCACCGGACGCCTCTCGGCCTAATTTGGCTTTGCAACGGAGTCCCGCCGTGACGGAGGGCCCGCCGGAGCCCGCCGCGGCTCGGGACGATTTTGACGATTTTGACGATTGGGACGTGGACCTCGCGGACCTGGATGAGTGCGACCGCCAGACGGCGCCGCCTCCTGCTCGAGGCCCACCTGCATCGTCGTGCAAGACGCTGCGTCCTCCAAACTGTGGGGCGGTTCAGACGCGCCCCGATCGGCCCCCGAGAGACTTCGGCACCGCGCGCCAGGCTTCTGGCTCATTTGGTCATAAGCTGCCCTCTCaggcctcctccactcctctttTACGATCCCCAAATCCCCGCCCTGCTCACCTGTCGGCCCCGCCACCGAGCCCCGGTGTGTTCCCGGGCCTTACCGCGTCTTCTCCTGGCCCCGGCCCCATTTCCCGGACAATAGCCCGGCCCCGGAGGTCGTGGGCCACTCCGGGACCCTCCCCTCGGGGCCGCGCCCTCTTTGAGACCGTCTCCCCGgcgccctcttcctccccgtctCTGAGCCCTCATCCCCTCCACACACCGGTCTTCACCAACCGCCTGGTCCAGTTGGTCTCGGCCTCCAATAAGCTCCCGAGCAAGAGGCCTCGGTCTGAGCCTCATCAGCCGAGGACCAGGCGCTTCCCCGGCCCCGCTGGATTCCTGCCTCAGCAG CCACAGGGTCAGAACCTGGACGACATCGTGGTCTCCGTCCCTCAGACTCCCGCTCACGGCGTTGTGGCCCGGTCGCCCAGCCAG GTCTCCAGCTCACAGACTGACGAAGACGAGTTCTGCGCCGGTGGCTGGGCGGCGATGAAGGCCGAGATGGGATTGGACGAGAGGAACCCCTCATGCTTCCTGCACTCTTACAGTGTCGTCATGGTGCTGCGCAAG GCGGCCCTGAAGCAGCTGGCCAAAAACAAAGTGCCCAACATGGCCGTGCTCCTGAAGAGCATCATCCACACGCACGCCGATGCCAAGGCCGTGTTTAGAGACCCGACGG GGGAGATTCAGGGCACGGTGCACCGGCGCCTCCTGGAGGACCGAGCGGAGGAGCTGAAGGTCGGCTCGGTGCTGCTGCTCAAACAA GTGGGCGTGTTTTCCCCCTCCCATCGCAACCATTACCTGAACGTGACCCCCAACAACCTGCTGAGGATCTACGCCCCCGACGGAGTGGGTCTGTCCTCCACTCGGCTGCCCCCGCCCCTCCTG GAGCCGATGTCCCAAGCGGGCTCCCCCCCCGCCGTCCTCCAGGGGACCGTGTCTCGGATGCAGCTGGTGTTtgacgaggaggacgacgagggAGGGGAACACCCGAAAGCCCCGAGCGACACTCGGGCCGGCTCCGGCAAAGGCCCCCAAGAGCATGCTGGGAGCCCAGCGCCACTGGACGCGGGCTGGGATGCAG ACGATGACCTGGATGAACTGCTGGGCGAGTTACCCGAGGAATCCTACATCCTTTGA